Proteins from a single region of Alphaproteobacteria bacterium:
- a CDS encoding SLC13/DASS family transporter, with protein MERSTTPAPLLSLPAAIGLVAGIVTFGATLVIEAPAGLPVAGWRTLGLALMMAIWWSTEPVPIAVTALLPLIVLPIMGIADIGGAAAPYANPLVYLFLGGFLLAAAASRWGLHVRMAHVAVRSIGGGPRRLVLGVMCAAAFLSMWISNTAAVVLLLPVASSIIAAVEEAAGPGEDARRFARALMLGLAYAASIGGVGTLIGTPPNALLAGYLLERHHIDLSFVAWSAMAMPLVAVFLPLAWLILTRLVFPLGHSLAKLDGDGGVLGQGSVGRGLTAPQRRLGALFLLAAGLWVGRPFLNRLPGLEGLSDPGIALLCAALLFVIPSGEPADRRFLLVWRETRDIPWQILILFGGGLSLAAAIDSSGLAAWIGGGLAGLEGMPAPAFLLVLTTSVVVLTELASNTATVAAFLPIVGAIAGAHGMDVVTLSAAVAMAASCAFMLPVATPPNALVFATGHVRVVDMVRAGIAMNILSVALVSLAAWFASPLLGSLK; from the coding sequence ATGGAACGCAGCACGACTCCCGCGCCGCTGTTGAGCCTGCCGGCGGCCATCGGGCTGGTCGCGGGGATCGTGACATTCGGCGCCACGCTCGTCATCGAGGCGCCCGCCGGGCTGCCGGTCGCCGGCTGGCGCACGCTCGGCCTCGCCCTGATGATGGCGATCTGGTGGAGCACCGAACCGGTGCCGATCGCCGTCACGGCGCTGCTGCCGCTGATCGTGCTGCCGATCATGGGCATCGCCGACATCGGCGGCGCCGCGGCGCCGTACGCCAACCCGCTCGTCTATCTCTTTCTCGGCGGTTTCCTCCTGGCGGCGGCGGCCAGTCGGTGGGGGCTTCACGTGCGCATGGCGCATGTCGCCGTGCGATCGATCGGCGGCGGGCCGCGGCGACTGGTTCTCGGCGTCATGTGCGCGGCGGCCTTCCTGTCGATGTGGATCAGCAACACCGCGGCGGTCGTGCTCCTGCTGCCGGTGGCATCGTCGATCATCGCCGCCGTCGAGGAAGCCGCCGGACCCGGCGAGGACGCCCGGCGCTTCGCCCGCGCGCTGATGCTTGGCCTCGCCTACGCGGCGAGCATCGGCGGCGTCGGCACGCTGATCGGCACGCCGCCCAACGCGCTGCTGGCGGGCTATCTGCTGGAGCGACACCACATCGATCTGTCGTTCGTCGCGTGGTCGGCGATGGCCATGCCGCTGGTCGCGGTCTTCCTGCCGCTCGCCTGGCTGATCCTGACCCGCCTGGTCTTTCCGCTCGGGCACAGTCTCGCGAAGCTCGACGGAGACGGTGGCGTGCTCGGGCAAGGGTCGGTCGGGCGCGGCCTCACGGCCCCCCAGCGGCGCCTCGGCGCGCTCTTCCTGCTGGCGGCGGGATTGTGGGTGGGCCGGCCGTTCCTCAACCGCCTGCCGGGCCTCGAGGGGCTGAGCGATCCCGGCATCGCGCTGCTGTGCGCCGCGCTGCTGTTCGTGATCCCCAGCGGCGAGCCTGCCGATCGCCGCTTCCTGCTGGTCTGGCGCGAAACGCGCGACATCCCCTGGCAGATCCTGATCCTGTTCGGCGGCGGCCTGTCGCTGGCCGCGGCGATCGATTCCAGCGGGCTCGCCGCCTGGATCGGCGGCGGCCTGGCCGGCCTGGAGGGCATGCCGGCGCCCGCGTTCCTGCTCGTGCTGACGACGAGCGTCGTCGTGCTGACCGAGCTCGCCAGCAATACCGCGACGGTCGCGGCGTTCCTGCCGATCGTCGGCGCGATCGCCGGCGCCCACGGCATGGATGTCGTGACCCTGTCGGCGGCGGTGGCCATGGCCGCGAGCTGCGCCTTCATGCTGCCGGTGGCGACGCCACCCAACGCGCTCGTCTTCGCGACAGGTCACGTGCGCGTCGTCGATATGGTGCGCGCGGGAATTGCCATGAACATTCTGTCCGTCGCGCTCGTCTCCCTCGCGGCGTGGTTCGCATCGCCGCTGCTCGGCTCCCTGAAATAG